In Oryzias melastigma strain HK-1 linkage group LG18, ASM292280v2, whole genome shotgun sequence, one DNA window encodes the following:
- the cnpy3 gene encoding protein canopy homolog 3 codes for MISGAFLTVLLFASATAAKDGGDDEWVHLPNKCEVCKFVSIEMKSAFQETGKTKEIIDSKYNFIDGKGAPPIKYVKSDLRFIEVVENVCQRLLEYNLHKERSGSNRFAKGMSETFSTLHGLVNKGVKVVMDIPYELWNETSAEVADLKKQCDVLIEQYEEVIEDWYKGSQEEDLTTLLCEKHVLKGQDQACLDENWTPKKKGDPAAIAEDKKKKKKKKGGKKGKNKSEEGGDGAESDGEKKKKKKDKKTGKKKKSKAPLEKTNQEATSDEEIQPQAPLSGQKTEL; via the exons ATGATTTCAGGAGCGTTTTTAACCGTTCTGCTGTTCGCTTCGGCGACGGCGGCCAAGGATGGAGGGGACGACGAATGGGTCCATCTGCCCAACAAATGTGAAG TCTGTAAGTTCGTCAGCATCGAGATGAAGTCGGCGTTCCAGGAGACGGGGAAGACCAAAGAGATCATCGACAGTAAATACAACTTCATCGACGGGAAAGGGGCTCCGCCCATCAAATACGTCAAGTC AGACCTGAGATTCATCGAGGTGGTAGAAAACGTGTGTCAGAGGCTGCTGGAGTACAACCTGCACAAAGAGAGGAGCGGCAGCAACCGTTTCGCCAAG GGCATGTCGGAGACCTTCTCCACGCTGCACGGCCTGGTCAACAAAGGCGTGAAGGTGGTGATGGACATCCCCTACGAGCTGTGGAACGAGACCTCGGCGGAGGTCGCCGACCTTAAAAAGCAG tgtgATGTGCTGATAGAACAGTATGAGGAGGTGATCGAGGACTGGTACAAAGGGAGCCAGGAGGAGGACCTGACCACGCTGTTGTGTGAGAAACATGTCCTGAAAGGACAGGACCAAG ccTGTCTGGACGAGAACTGGACTCCAAAGAAGAAGGGAGACCCGGCCGCCATCGCCgaagacaagaagaagaaaaagaagaagaaaggtggGAAGAAGGGCAAGAACAAGAGCGAGGAAGGCGGCGACGGGGCGGAGTCAGAcggagagaagaagaagaagaagaaggacaAGAAGACgggcaagaagaagaagagcaaaGCTCCCTTAGAGAAGACGAACCAAGAGGCCACGTCAGACGAGGAGATCCAGCCGCAAGCGCCTCTTTCTGGTCAGAAGACGGAGCTGTGA